Proteins found in one Triticum aestivum cultivar Chinese Spring chromosome 4D, IWGSC CS RefSeq v2.1, whole genome shotgun sequence genomic segment:
- the LOC123100207 gene encoding F-box protein PP2-B10 — protein MEPGQCEIARLPEEILSAALSRTSPRDACRATAVSPAFRAAADSDAVWACFLPPPAALPPLADGELLPPPPRGKKDLFLRLSGSPVLLPGGLSMWLDRASGAKCYMVPARDLSIAWRDTPRYWSWIHLTDSRFPESAQLRFVCWLEIHGKIHSKLLSRGSAYATYMVYKLDDESYGLDWPADASVSIGGTDLARKVCLQPNPQRSHAEDVVLPRERGDGWMELELGEFVCEGDEDGDVSFGLAETKRLNGKGGLIMQGIEIRHKN, from the exons ATGGAGCCCGGCCAGTGCGAGATCGCGCGCCTGCCGGAGGAGATCCTGTCGGCGGCGCTCTCCCGCACGTCGCCGCGCGACGCCTGCCGCGCCACCGCGGTCTCCCCGGCGTtccgcgccgccgccgactccgACGCCGTCTGGGCCTGCTtcctgccgccgcccgccgccctcccGCCGCTGGCCGACGGAGAGctgcttccgccgccgccgcgcgggaAGAAGGACCTGTTCCTCCGCCTCTCCGGCAGCCCCGTCCTCCTCCCAGGCGGACTG AGCATGTGGCTGGACAGGGCGAGCGGCGCCAAGTGCTACATGGTGCCGGCGAGGGACCTGTCCATCGCGTGGCGCGACACGCCGCGCTACTGGTCCTGGATCCATCTCACCGACTCGAG GTTCCCTGAGAGTGCTCAACTCAGGTTCGTTTGCTGGTTGGAAATCCACGGCAAGATACACAGCAAGTTGCTATCCCGAGGCTCAGCTTACGCCACTTACATGGTGTACAAGTTGGACGACGAGTCCTACGGGCTGGATTGGCCGGCCGATGCATCAGTGAGCATTGGAGGCACCGACCTTGCCCGCAAGGTCTGCCTCCAACCTAACCCGCAAAGAAGCCATGCAGAGGATGTAGTGCTCCCTCGTGAAAGGGGTGATGGTTGGATGGAGCTGGAGCTAGGAGAGTTTGTCTGTGAGGGGGATGAAGATGGCGACGTTTCCTTCGGCCTGGCGGAGACGAAACGTTTGAACGGTAAGGGCGGTCTCATCATGCAGGGAATCGAGATAAGGCATAAGAATTAA